TTGCTAGCTCGTGATCTGTCGGCTTCTTTCTTGTTTTCCCGGGGCATGCCCCGGGGGAAAAATTGGTCGCCGCGTGGTGAAGCAGGCGAATGGAGCTGGCTCAGAGTGTCATAGCGGCCCACTCCTTCAATCTGTCGAAGACGGGCTTGCATGCCCAGTTCAAACGGATTGCTTTTGATACTGCAGCGGACTCATTCCTGTGAGAGCCCGGAATTGATGGTGAAGGGTTGAAACGCCCATCCTTGCTGTAGAAGCGAGTTCTTCCATGCGCAGAGGCTTTGCATAGTTCTCTCTCAGCCGCGAGATCGCTCGTGCTGTTTGTTGAACCAGATCACCGCTTGTTGCAATGGCGCGCAGTCTGCCTGCCTGCGGTGTCCGAAGAATGCGATACAGGATCTCGCGGTGAGCCAAGGGACCGAGAAACGGTATGTCCTCCGGCGTGTCGAGAAGCTCAAGCATACGCATCGCGGCACCGAGCAACCCGACGGTGGCCTCACCAACGACGAGCCCTTGACGATGCGTAGAGGGCGGCCTCTCTGGAATGTCATCCCGGCTCAGAACTTCCCGGACCGTTGGCATGTCGAGGCGAAGGAAGATTGACAGCGGCGGTGTCTTCTCCGAGGCTTCGACGATCTGGCTCTGCGCGGGTACGTCAATGGACGAGAGCAGGAACGAGGAACTGTCGCATAGGTATTCCGTTCCACCGAGCAGGATGCGCTTCCGTCCCTGGACAAAGATGCTTAGACCCGGCTCATAAGAAGCCCGGAAGCAAGGGGTTGGACTGGTCCGGTGATAGAGCGACAGTCCCGGAATCGGCGTCAGATGTTCTCCAGGCTCCTGTGCCAGCTCTCTAATTCTTTGCGCAAGGGAGCGCCTCATTTCGACCACGGCCAAATCTGGCGATCCCGCGTCTCTTTTTGGCTTCAGCATCCTTTGCCTCCCAAAAATAGCGTGACTCCAGGCAACCAAACATGTGCACGAAATCCAAGAATGAGACAGGCGATCTCTTAGTGACTCTGGGCCGCTTGAATTTGCCATTTTCACTGAATAACCTGCGCCTCTTAATTTTCTGATAATCACTGCACCAATATCTCCAGTTCCGATTACGCCAATGTTCATAGATTCTCCTTTTCCTTAGTGATAGCGGATTCCCTGATTCGTGAGTTGGCTAGTGAGCGTTCAAATTCGCGCTCAAGGATCCCAGGAACTTCCTCGCCGCGGTCCTACTCGCCGCACCCCGCCTGTGGCTCAGAGCTTGTGTGTCCAAGCCCTAGTCGCGAACGACGACCACGGCTGATACTTCGAGGAGCGCCCCCGGCACCCCGAGTTGTGTCACCCCGACGCCCGTCCAGGCCGGGTGTGGCACCCGGATCCGCGTTGCCTTTATGTCCACGAGTTCGCGCAACTGGCTATGTATGTCGCCGACGTGATAACTGTTCAGGCTCGCCACATCATCAAGCGTCGCTCCCGCTTCGTTGAGAATGGCTTCGAGCGTCGTGAAGACGTTCTCAGCCTGACTGCGAAAGTCGGGAGGAAGCCGTCCCTCGGCGTCGGCCCCGACGATGCCGGAGACGAGAATCTGGTCACCGATCCGGACTGCCGGCGAATACTGGTACGTTTCGGAGGGGGCCTTAAACGAGGGCGTTACGATGGTCGTGAACGGCTTTGGCATCGAGTTGCTCCTCTCAGGTGAGGCGCGGCTTCGCCTCG
This genomic interval from Edaphobacter bradus contains the following:
- a CDS encoding AraC family transcriptional regulator N-terminal domain-containing protein; the protein is MNIGVIGTGDIGAVIIRKLRGAGYSVKMANSSGPESLRDRLSHSWISCTCLVAWSHAIFGRQRMLKPKRDAGSPDLAVVEMRRSLAQRIRELAQEPGEHLTPIPGLSLYHRTSPTPCFRASYEPGLSIFVQGRKRILLGGTEYLCDSSSFLLSSIDVPAQSQIVEASEKTPPLSIFLRLDMPTVREVLSRDDIPERPPSTHRQGLVVGEATVGLLGAAMRMLELLDTPEDIPFLGPLAHREILYRILRTPQAGRLRAIATSGDLVQQTARAISRLRENYAKPLRMEELASTARMGVSTLHHQFRALTGMSPLQYQKQSV
- a CDS encoding Rid family hydrolase, which codes for MPKPFTTIVTPSFKAPSETYQYSPAVRIGDQILVSGIVGADAEGRLPPDFRSQAENVFTTLEAILNEAGATLDDVASLNSYHVGDIHSQLRELVDIKATRIRVPHPAWTGVGVTQLGVPGALLEVSAVVVVRD